One genomic region from Candidatus Tisiphia endosymbiont of Dioctria linearis encodes:
- a CDS encoding glycosyltransferase, whose translation MKNELQKKILKPIFVLPNITYIANNLTIDFQYSMNKIPVIGILGINTLLQAVRILKSQGIMVQLFIGGDGEEKENLQKLAYQLSIEKQIKWLGWINDKTKFFSEIDIFCLPSIKESFGIVLLEAMANLKPIVSTDSCGARKILSHENDSIIVPINDAEKLAESIIFLINNPEIVKKYIEGAYKKVQNLYTPAIVGKKLYKILTDITTFPVS comes from the coding sequence ATGAAAAATGAATTACAAAAAAAAATATTGAAGCCAATATTTGTATTACCCAATATTACTTATATTGCAAATAATCTTACTATTGATTTTCAGTATTCTATGAATAAGATTCCTGTTATAGGTATCTTAGGAATAAATACTTTACTACAAGCTGTTAGAATACTCAAATCACAAGGCATAATGGTTCAGTTGTTTATCGGTGGAGATGGTGAAGAGAAAGAAAATTTACAAAAATTAGCTTATCAGTTATCAATTGAAAAACAAATTAAATGGTTAGGGTGGATTAACGATAAAACTAAATTTTTTTCTGAGATTGATATTTTTTGTCTTCCTAGTATAAAAGAATCTTTTGGTATTGTACTTTTGGAAGCAATGGCTAATTTGAAACCTATAGTATCTACCGATAGTTGCGGAGCTAGGAAAATTTTGTCACATGAAAACGATAGTATAATTGTACCAATTAATGATGCAGAAAAATTAGCGGAATCTATAATTTTTCTTATTAATAACCCTGAGATTGTTAAAAAATATATAGAAGGTGCATATAAAAAAGTTCAAAATTTGTATACACCAGCAATAGTAGGAAAAAAACTATATAAAATTCTTACCGATATTACAACATTTCCCGTTAGCTAA
- a CDS encoding polyprenyl synthetase family protein: MDTIKIIHKDLSQELSALNKLILTHLSTKEELVSVIGKYLLEFGGKRIRPLLTILTSKMFGYVGEDNIKLAAAVEFIHAATLLHDDVVDESTMRRSKPTANVIWNSKASILVGDFLFSQSFQLMVDTKSIKAMKSLSRASAIISEGEVSQLVKLNQRRIIDETEYNEIIMAKTAELFGVSCEAGAIISNQSNETCEILQKFGRYLGNIFQIIDDLFDYLGDSRDIGKNIGDDFLEGKITLPLIFLYKKLDDQWQLKIQEMIKADNRTKSEFKLIRELMIEHCIKQQIIDYLAAINNEASNLLKQIPIQNIYKDYLASLLEFTLNRSY; encoded by the coding sequence TTGGACACTATAAAAATAATACATAAAGACTTAAGCCAAGAACTTTCTGCATTGAATAAGCTTATTCTAACCCACTTATCTACCAAAGAGGAGCTAGTTAGCGTAATAGGTAAATATTTGCTAGAATTTGGTGGAAAGAGAATCAGACCGCTACTAACAATCTTAACTAGTAAAATGTTTGGTTATGTAGGAGAGGATAATATAAAGCTTGCTGCGGCTGTAGAGTTTATTCATGCAGCAACTTTACTGCATGACGATGTAGTAGATGAAAGTACCATGAGAAGATCCAAACCTACTGCTAACGTTATCTGGAATAGCAAGGCTAGTATTTTAGTAGGAGACTTCTTATTTAGCCAATCATTTCAGCTAATGGTTGATACAAAATCTATTAAAGCCATGAAATCTTTATCAAGAGCTTCAGCAATTATATCAGAAGGAGAGGTTTCTCAACTGGTAAAATTGAATCAGCGGAGAATTATTGACGAAACAGAATATAATGAAATAATTATGGCTAAAACTGCAGAATTATTTGGTGTATCTTGTGAAGCAGGAGCAATTATTTCTAATCAATCTAATGAAACTTGTGAAATATTACAAAAATTTGGTAGATATTTAGGCAATATTTTTCAAATCATTGATGATTTATTTGACTATTTGGGGGATAGTCGTGATATTGGCAAGAATATAGGTGATGATTTTTTAGAAGGGAAAATAACTCTACCACTAATTTTCTTATATAAAAAGCTTGATGATCAGTGGCAGTTAAAAATTCAAGAAATGATTAAGGCAGATAATAGAACTAAAAGTGAGTTTAAACTAATACGAGAATTGATGATAGAACATTGTATTAAGCAGCAAATTATTGACTATTTAGCAGCTATTAACAATGAAGCTAGTAATTTATTAAAGCAAATCCCCATACAAAATATTTATAAAGATTACTTAGCTTCCTTACTAGAATTTACTTTAAATAGGTCTTATTAA
- the ligA gene encoding NAD-dependent DNA ligase LigA: MQNIPTDIEHLSELEVKNLLKHLVNKIREYNNAYYQEDAPLISDAEYDQLFNLNLELEKKFPHLVLANSPTRQIGSSVAEKFSKVTHINPMFSLSNAFDNEDVSEFINRIKNFLLLDSFPPIFCEPKIDGLSFSATYEDGILTKVATRGDGFIGEDITENIKTIKNFPHTIVAAPAILEVRGEVYINKQDFLLLNQAQELSKKDKFANPRNAAAGSLRHLDPNVTASRPLGYFVYAVGSSSSKIADGQDALLDKLKELGFIVNNIGKLAYSEDEMKSFYEYLNSSREELPYEIDGVVYKLNDFALQQRMGFIARSPRFAIAHKFPAIIGQTKLINITLQVGRTGVLTPVAELEPLSIGGVRVSRATLHNYQEIIRKDIRINDYVFLQRAGDVIPQITAVDVTRRSSESQKIDMPKLCPSCGSQLHYNQETIIIRCDNGLNCPAQNYERICHFTSKNALDIDGLGKKQIEFLLEKSLIENPVDIFYLQNNNEKNLVKLENMVGWGRKSVENLFANIDKAKTVSLNRFIYSLGIRHIGEQTAKLLAREFQNYNNFIAAMESLLKGDQPIYQRLNDLEGIGDKILLDIIDFFDIKENLQIIQQLSKILNIQDHNQQATKTALSGKIVVFTGSLLTLSRAEAKSQAEKLGAKVASSVSSTTDLVVAGSDAGSKLKKAKELGIKIIDEDEWQELVLLSHTQIF, from the coding sequence ATGCAAAATATTCCAACTGATATTGAACATCTTTCTGAATTAGAGGTAAAAAATTTACTAAAACACCTGGTAAATAAGATAAGAGAATATAATAACGCCTATTACCAAGAAGATGCTCCTCTAATTTCTGATGCTGAGTATGATCAATTATTTAATTTAAATCTTGAACTTGAAAAAAAATTTCCTCATCTGGTACTGGCAAATAGTCCGACTAGACAAATTGGTAGTTCTGTAGCAGAGAAATTTTCGAAAGTAACACATATCAATCCGATGTTTTCGCTTAGTAATGCCTTTGATAACGAAGATGTCTCAGAGTTTATCAATAGAATAAAGAATTTTCTACTACTTGATAGTTTTCCGCCTATTTTTTGCGAACCTAAAATAGATGGCTTATCTTTTTCTGCTACCTATGAGGATGGAATACTCACCAAAGTTGCGACAAGAGGTGATGGTTTTATTGGAGAAGATATAACGGAAAATATTAAGACTATCAAGAATTTTCCTCATACAATAGTTGCGGCTCCAGCAATTTTGGAAGTAAGAGGCGAGGTCTATATTAATAAACAGGATTTTCTATTATTAAATCAAGCTCAAGAATTATCCAAAAAAGATAAATTTGCTAACCCGCGTAACGCGGCTGCTGGGTCATTAAGACATTTAGACCCAAACGTTACAGCTAGTAGACCTCTAGGATATTTTGTTTATGCTGTGGGGAGTAGCAGTAGCAAAATAGCTGATGGTCAGGATGCTTTACTAGATAAGTTAAAAGAGTTAGGGTTTATCGTCAATAATATAGGAAAATTAGCCTATTCTGAAGATGAGATGAAATCTTTCTATGAATATTTGAATTCATCTAGAGAAGAATTACCTTATGAAATTGATGGTGTTGTATATAAGCTAAATGATTTTGCTTTGCAACAAAGAATGGGCTTTATTGCAAGAAGTCCAAGATTTGCTATTGCTCATAAATTTCCGGCGATTATTGGTCAAACTAAACTAATTAACATTACTCTACAAGTAGGTAGAACCGGTGTATTAACTCCAGTTGCTGAGTTAGAGCCGCTTTCTATTGGTGGAGTTAGGGTATCACGAGCTACCTTACATAATTATCAAGAAATTATCAGAAAAGACATACGGATCAATGATTATGTATTTTTGCAGAGGGCCGGTGATGTCATACCGCAAATTACTGCTGTAGATGTTACTCGTCGTTCTAGTGAATCACAAAAAATCGATATGCCGAAGCTTTGCCCATCTTGTGGCTCTCAGTTACATTATAATCAAGAAACTATAATTATTCGTTGCGATAATGGTTTAAATTGTCCGGCTCAGAATTATGAACGTATTTGCCATTTTACATCTAAAAACGCTTTAGATATAGATGGTTTGGGGAAAAAGCAAATAGAATTTTTGCTGGAAAAATCTTTAATAGAAAATCCTGTGGATATTTTTTATTTACAAAATAATAATGAAAAAAACTTAGTCAAGCTTGAAAATATGGTAGGATGGGGGCGAAAATCTGTAGAAAACCTATTTGCCAATATTGACAAAGCCAAAACCGTTTCCCTAAATAGATTCATTTATTCCCTAGGAATCAGACATATTGGTGAACAAACCGCCAAATTACTTGCTCGAGAATTTCAGAATTATAATAATTTCATAGCAGCTATGGAATCTTTGTTGAAAGGTGATCAGCCAATTTACCAAAGGTTAAATGATTTGGAAGGAATAGGAGATAAGATTCTACTAGACATTATCGACTTTTTTGATATTAAAGAAAATTTACAAATTATTCAGCAACTGAGTAAAATTCTAAATATTCAAGATCATAATCAACAAGCAACTAAAACTGCATTATCTGGCAAAATTGTGGTATTTACTGGTTCCTTACTAACTCTCTCAAGAGCAGAAGCCAAATCTCAGGCAGAAAAATTAGGAGCTAAAGTAGCCAGTAGCGTTTCGTCTACCACTGATTTAGTAGTGGCAGGTAGCGATGCTGGTAGTAAACTCAAGAAAGCTAAAGAGCTGGGAATTAAAATTATTGATGAAGATGAGTGGCAGGAGTTAGTACTCTTAAGTCACACTCAAATATTTTGA
- the lepB gene encoding signal peptidase I, whose product MQITGKATNKKTPIQEFASFIFVIFLALMIRFFVMENFFVPTGSMKATVLENDYIFSTKYSYGYSNYSLPFSPNIFNDRILASQPQRGDIVVFRPPNNMDIRYIKRLIGLPGDKIQLINDVVYINDKAIDRTEVGTYTSEQGRSYIKYKEILPNGVNYFSYKLKQNDRLLANQYGNTEIFYVPEGKYFFLGDNRDESNDSRIELGFVPFKNFIAKGQFIYFSTKEKLWQSDIGIINQIFRVGTWLASIRFNRLFTSLYTDKIQDDHK is encoded by the coding sequence ATGCAAATAACAGGTAAGGCTACTAACAAAAAAACACCAATTCAAGAATTTGCCTCTTTTATTTTTGTAATATTTTTGGCACTGATGATAAGATTTTTTGTGATGGAAAATTTCTTTGTGCCAACAGGTTCAATGAAAGCAACAGTGCTGGAGAATGATTATATTTTCTCAACAAAATATTCTTACGGATATAGTAATTATTCTCTTCCTTTCAGCCCTAATATTTTTAATGATAGAATATTAGCATCACAGCCACAAAGAGGAGATATAGTAGTTTTTCGTCCACCAAATAATATGGATATTCGATATATAAAAAGATTAATTGGGCTACCTGGAGATAAAATACAATTAATCAATGATGTAGTATATATAAATGATAAAGCTATAGATCGTACTGAAGTTGGGACATATACAAGTGAACAAGGAAGAAGTTACATAAAATATAAGGAAATATTACCTAACGGCGTAAATTATTTTTCTTATAAATTAAAACAAAATGATCGTTTGTTAGCAAATCAATATGGTAATACAGAAATCTTTTATGTACCAGAAGGAAAATATTTCTTTCTTGGTGATAACAGAGATGAATCAAATGATAGTAGGATAGAACTAGGATTTGTCCCATTCAAAAACTTTATTGCTAAAGGACAATTTATTTATTTTTCGACAAAAGAAAAATTATGGCAAAGTGATATTGGGATAATTAATCAAATATTCCGTGTTGGTACTTGGCTGGCATCTATTAGATTTAACAGACTATTTACCTCTCTTTATACAGATAAAATACAAGATGATCACAAATAA
- the rnc gene encoding ribonuclease III, with the protein MITNKESALSTPEKLEQDIGYNFNNKDFLLEALSHPSLKQHTVKHGVQKNYERLELLGDTIINFVITEILFKNFSTYDEGKLAKIRAYLVCKELLCKVAAKINLSDYIIMTYGEELLGGRQNPNNIENTMEALIAAIYLDSNIDAVKKIVNDLWYEFIDIIDLADYDPKSTLQELAQKKGTKKPLYQVIKREGSPHSSIFTVLVQMDEYQQTGTGHSVKEAEKVAARKLMNYLNNL; encoded by the coding sequence ATGATCACAAATAAAGAATCAGCACTCTCTACTCCGGAAAAACTTGAGCAAGATATAGGGTATAATTTTAATAATAAAGATTTTTTACTAGAAGCGTTAAGCCACCCTTCTCTAAAACAGCATACCGTAAAGCATGGAGTCCAAAAGAATTACGAACGTTTAGAATTACTTGGTGATACAATAATTAATTTTGTTATTACTGAAATTCTATTTAAAAATTTCTCTACTTATGATGAGGGGAAATTAGCAAAAATTAGAGCTTATCTAGTCTGTAAAGAATTACTTTGTAAAGTAGCTGCCAAAATCAATCTGTCAGACTATATTATTATGACTTATGGCGAAGAACTATTAGGGGGAAGGCAAAATCCTAATAATATCGAAAATACTATGGAGGCATTAATTGCTGCCATTTATCTTGATAGCAATATTGACGCAGTAAAAAAAATAGTAAATGATTTGTGGTATGAGTTTATAGATATTATTGATTTAGCTGATTATGACCCTAAAAGTACCCTTCAGGAATTAGCTCAGAAAAAAGGGACTAAAAAGCCTCTATATCAAGTGATTAAAAGAGAAGGTTCTCCACATTCATCCATCTTCACTGTATTAGTACAGATGGATGAATATCAACAAACTGGTACTGGTCACTCAGTTAAGGAAGCAGAAAAAGTCGCTGCTCGTAAATTAATGAATTACCTCAACAATTTGTAA
- the era gene encoding GTPase Era gives MEITQKTISLSIIGKPNAGKSSLLNKLIGQKISIVTPKVQTTRSIITGIVTIKDTQLIILDTPGIFEPKKQLEKAMVRCSWSSLHGVDLVLLIIDSTKPMNQFTLQILKKLQTLKINLIFLLNKIDIPSEYLEEIENTLNSQFIDSYILKLSVLSGKNVNKLLNYIQSQAKESPWLYEEDDVTNLPMRFLAAEITREQLFLNLHQELPYNLTVQTEMWQENNDKSIKIHQVIVVSRDSYKTIILGKNGCKIKEIGSKARIEMQISFDCKIHLFLFVKVRELWQDDPNSYSHMRLQQAQI, from the coding sequence GTGGAAATAACTCAAAAGACAATATCTCTATCTATAATCGGTAAACCAAATGCTGGTAAATCATCATTATTAAACAAACTCATTGGACAAAAAATATCGATAGTTACTCCTAAAGTTCAAACTACCCGCTCTATTATAACCGGAATAGTTACCATAAAAGATACACAGCTGATAATATTAGATACGCCAGGTATATTCGAACCAAAGAAACAGCTGGAAAAAGCAATGGTACGGTGTTCATGGTCAAGTTTACATGGTGTAGATCTAGTTTTATTGATCATAGATAGTACGAAACCTATGAATCAATTTACTTTACAAATACTCAAAAAGTTGCAAACTCTTAAAATAAATTTAATATTCTTATTAAACAAAATTGATATTCCTTCTGAATATCTAGAAGAAATAGAAAATACTCTAAATTCTCAGTTCATAGATAGTTATATATTAAAATTATCCGTTTTGTCCGGTAAAAATGTCAATAAATTACTCAATTATATCCAAAGCCAAGCTAAAGAATCGCCTTGGCTATATGAAGAGGATGATGTTACTAATCTGCCTATGCGATTTTTAGCAGCTGAGATAACTAGGGAACAATTATTTTTGAATCTTCACCAAGAATTACCTTATAACTTAACCGTCCAAACTGAAATGTGGCAGGAGAATAACGATAAATCTATCAAAATTCATCAAGTAATAGTTGTTTCAAGAGATTCTTATAAGACTATTATTTTAGGAAAAAATGGTTGTAAAATTAAAGAAATAGGTTCTAAGGCAAGAATAGAAATGCAGATATCTTTTGATTGTAAAATTCATCTTTTTCTTTTTGTAAAAGTACGTGAACTTTGGCAAGATGACCCAAACTCATATAGCCATATGCGATTGCAACAAGCTCAAATATGA
- the recO gene encoding DNA repair protein RecO — protein MNFKDIGIIIAKKPLKENSAIITVFTENHGLYSGVIRETSRKSGSINQQGNIVDFFWQARLHEHIGMAKCELIKSYAGLLITNKIKLYAFNSIISLIKIAFHEREDHNNFFPIFVKYLNSLANNFIFEEYIRFELAILQESGYGLELDKCVVTGSQENLKYVSPKSGKAVCLSEGLKYQDRLLILPQFLTSTKCEITNNDKKQAFNLTTYFFNRYFFHNNQQLHARDNFIQCVLYD, from the coding sequence ATGAATTTTAAAGATATAGGAATAATAATTGCTAAAAAACCATTAAAAGAAAATTCGGCTATTATTACAGTTTTTACTGAGAATCATGGTTTATATTCCGGTGTAATACGAGAAACATCTAGAAAATCTGGCTCTATAAATCAACAAGGCAATATTGTCGATTTTTTTTGGCAAGCTAGGTTACACGAGCATATAGGAATGGCTAAATGCGAGTTAATAAAATCTTACGCTGGTCTTTTAATAACTAATAAAATTAAATTATATGCCTTTAATTCAATTATTAGCCTTATTAAAATAGCATTTCATGAAAGAGAAGATCACAATAATTTTTTTCCAATTTTTGTAAAATATTTAAACAGCCTAGCAAATAATTTTATTTTTGAAGAGTATATTAGATTTGAATTAGCCATACTCCAAGAATCAGGCTATGGTCTTGAGCTGGATAAATGTGTGGTAACAGGTAGCCAGGAGAATCTGAAATATGTCTCACCAAAATCTGGAAAAGCTGTCTGTTTATCAGAAGGGCTGAAATATCAAGACAGGCTTCTAATCTTACCACAATTCCTAACCTCCACTAAGTGTGAAATTACTAATAATGATAAAAAACAAGCTTTTAATTTAACTACATATTTTTTTAACCGATATTTCTTTCACAACAACCAACAACTACATGCTCGAGATAATTTTATACAATGTGTACTATATGATTAA
- a CDS encoding ATP-dependent DNA helicase RecG produces MLTISKFFFLPIKSHINVSDNIIDGLKRLGIINLRDLLFYRPTSYQVKTISPNLSLLKNGQLIQAEVTIEEILVPKSRKQPLKILVSNETGSILLIFFNRPPYFLLNKLMTGSKQIIEGKVQIFSSLAQISHPIFIFDKKLTNSIQSIYPLTYGIINKQLYSYIIKAIDLLEKECNSIPENFQEIKEYIESLLNDLKIMHLYQVHDTKLQTQSLRRLAARELFANQLSLQHLRQQTKLKQGNSFTKSAQLQQSILKILGFELTYDQKKVIEEIEKDQLSPTEMMRLLQGDVGSGKTLVALLTIVNVVYHKFQAALMAPTDLLANQHHQFFVKALSESGIKIGLLTGKISSKERNKLLSELENGDIDILIGTHALFQEKVIFKNLGYIVIDEQHKFGVQQRLDLINKASYPDVLVMTATPIPRSLTLTMFGDMDISKLTSKPKNRLPIITSILPKTKLNNVISVLDKKLTSGEKIYWICPLIDQTDEELVTQEKNTGMTDVNSRFITIETVYPNITTTIHGKMKNEQKDTIMQQFKNGNIKILIATTVIEVGIDVPDATLIVIENAEQFGLAQLHQIRGRVGRGMLQSHCILLYDPQKLTILAKSRFEVMRNSNDGFYIAEQDLLLRGSGEILGTKQSGEIRFFFADLARDLDLLTKANKLAEESSNNHSELLILQTKLFAKVEFNELN; encoded by the coding sequence ATGTTAACTATCAGTAAGTTTTTTTTCTTACCAATTAAATCACATATTAACGTTAGTGATAATATAATTGATGGACTTAAAAGATTGGGGATCATCAATTTAAGAGATTTGCTATTTTACCGCCCTACTTCTTATCAAGTTAAAACAATTTCGCCCAATTTATCTTTACTGAAAAATGGACAGTTAATTCAAGCGGAAGTAACAATTGAAGAAATTCTTGTTCCTAAAAGCAGAAAGCAGCCTTTAAAAATCTTAGTATCTAATGAGACTGGTTCTATTCTACTGATATTTTTTAATAGACCACCTTATTTTCTGCTAAATAAACTTATGACAGGTAGTAAGCAAATAATTGAAGGCAAGGTGCAAATATTCTCTAGCTTAGCTCAAATATCTCACCCAATATTTATTTTTGATAAAAAACTTACCAACTCTATACAATCAATTTATCCTTTAACTTATGGAATAATTAATAAACAACTTTATTCCTATATAATAAAGGCTATTGATTTGCTTGAAAAAGAGTGTAACAGTATCCCTGAAAATTTTCAAGAAATAAAGGAGTATATTGAATCTTTATTAAATGATTTAAAAATCATGCATTTATACCAAGTTCATGATACTAAATTACAAACTCAATCCTTAAGACGATTAGCAGCAAGAGAACTATTTGCTAACCAGCTATCATTACAACATCTCCGTCAACAAACAAAATTAAAACAAGGTAATTCATTTACTAAATCCGCTCAGCTACAACAATCAATACTTAAAATATTAGGATTTGAACTAACATATGACCAAAAAAAAGTCATTGAAGAAATTGAAAAAGATCAATTATCTCCTACAGAAATGATGCGTTTACTGCAAGGCGATGTAGGGTCTGGCAAGACCCTGGTAGCTTTATTAACAATAGTCAATGTAGTATATCATAAATTTCAAGCTGCACTAATGGCTCCTACTGATTTATTAGCAAATCAACATCACCAATTCTTTGTTAAAGCCTTAAGTGAAAGCGGAATAAAGATTGGTTTACTTACTGGGAAAATATCTAGCAAAGAACGCAATAAGCTATTATCAGAGCTAGAAAACGGAGATATTGATATATTAATTGGTACTCATGCCTTATTTCAAGAAAAAGTAATTTTTAAAAATCTAGGTTATATTGTCATTGATGAGCAACATAAATTTGGTGTACAACAACGGCTCGATTTAATTAACAAAGCCTCGTATCCCGATGTTTTAGTAATGACAGCCACCCCTATTCCTAGAAGCCTTACTTTGACTATGTTTGGAGATATGGATATTTCTAAATTAACCAGTAAGCCAAAAAATCGACTGCCAATTATTACTAGCATCTTACCCAAAACAAAACTAAATAATGTAATTTCCGTTTTGGATAAAAAACTAACATCTGGAGAAAAAATTTACTGGATATGCCCCCTTATCGATCAAACTGATGAAGAGTTAGTAACCCAGGAAAAAAACACTGGGATGACTGACGTTAATAGCAGATTTATTACCATTGAAACCGTCTACCCTAACATTACAACTACCATACACGGCAAAATGAAAAATGAACAAAAAGATACGATTATGCAACAATTTAAGAATGGTAATATTAAAATCCTTATTGCTACAACTGTAATTGAAGTGGGTATTGATGTCCCAGATGCCACCTTAATCGTCATAGAGAATGCCGAGCAGTTTGGTTTAGCTCAATTACATCAGATAAGAGGTAGAGTTGGACGTGGAATGTTACAATCTCATTGTATTCTTCTATATGATCCTCAAAAATTAACTATACTTGCAAAATCTAGATTTGAAGTAATGAGAAATAGTAATGATGGCTTTTATATAGCTGAGCAGGATTTACTGTTAAGAGGTAGCGGAGAAATATTAGGAACAAAGCAAAGTGGTGAGATAAGATTCTTTTTTGCCGATCTAGCTAGAGACTTAGACCTTTTAACTAAAGCTAATAAATTGGCAGAAGAAAGTTCAAATAATCATTCAGAATTATTGATACTTCAAACAAAATTATTTGCTAAAGTAGAATTTAATGAATTAAACTAG
- a CDS encoding ribonuclease D, with amino-acid sequence MSIIVFYNDIPEDFNIAGDLAIDTETMGLKVHRDRLCLLQISNGDGDAYLVNFIDKNYAAPNLKKLLLDKNRCKIFHYARFDLAAIKKYLEIDLENIFCTKISSKLVRTYTDSHGLKDLCRELLSVQISKQQQSSYWGRNELMEEQKEYAAKDVLYLHQLRSILQDRLLAENRLDLAEQIFKFLPIRANLDLIGWNDIDIFMH; translated from the coding sequence ATTAGCATTATAGTTTTTTACAATGATATTCCAGAAGATTTTAATATTGCTGGAGACCTAGCAATTGATACAGAAACGATGGGATTAAAAGTGCATAGGGATAGATTATGCCTTTTGCAAATAAGCAATGGTGATGGTGATGCTTATCTAGTAAACTTTATTGACAAGAACTATGCAGCGCCTAATTTAAAAAAATTATTACTTGATAAAAATCGGTGTAAAATATTTCACTATGCTCGATTTGATTTAGCCGCAATAAAGAAATATCTTGAAATTGATTTAGAGAATATCTTCTGTACCAAAATATCTTCTAAATTGGTTAGAACCTACACTGATTCCCATGGCTTAAAAGATTTATGTCGTGAATTGCTTTCAGTGCAAATTTCTAAACAACAACAATCTTCCTATTGGGGAAGAAATGAACTTATGGAAGAACAAAAAGAATATGCTGCCAAAGATGTCCTTTATTTACATCAGCTGCGTTCTATCTTACAAGATAGATTATTAGCCGAAAATAGGCTAGACCTTGCAGAACAAATTTTTAAATTCTTACCTATTAGAGCTAATTTGGATCTGATAGGCTGGAACGATATCGATATTTTTATGCACTAA
- a CDS encoding FtsB family cell division protein, with amino-acid sequence MNYQYFIDLVKRSKIIIFNVLLSLLLAYFIFHSIYGNRGIIAYFTLNQRLEKAYSELETLRAERVELEHKVTLLRPESLDKDMLDQEARRVLGVASPTEQVFTVK; translated from the coding sequence ATGAATTATCAATATTTTATTGATTTAGTTAAAAGATCCAAAATTATAATATTTAATGTTTTGCTTTCTTTACTATTAGCTTATTTTATTTTTCATTCTATTTATGGTAATAGAGGAATTATTGCTTATTTTACATTAAATCAACGACTGGAAAAAGCCTATAGTGAGCTAGAAACTTTAAGGGCAGAACGTGTTGAACTTGAACATAAAGTAACACTACTTAGACCAGAATCTCTAGACAAGGATATGCTTGACCAAGAAGCCAGAAGAGTTTTAGGAGTGGCTTCTCCAACAGAACAGGTATTTACCGTAAAATAA
- a CDS encoding phosphatidate cytidylyltransferase, with protein MITQKGRGLLAAGKKKSNIATRILSALVIGPVFIISIISIKSLFYILMLLIAVGMLYEWYQMTKPSITKSSFLYGLFGLIIIPIPIISLVIIATEDKNRWLLLLYFTIIWSVDVFAMIGGKNIGGIKLAPKISPNKTWSGLITGVLASGVAAFLLSLLPGFDLPTYYLLNKRHLIIAAFCLALIAQMSDLFISYFKRKFAIKDSGTIIPGHGGVLDRFDSIILTAPILFFIIKIL; from the coding sequence ATGATTACTCAAAAAGGAAGAGGACTTTTGGCGGCAGGTAAGAAAAAGTCTAATATAGCGACGAGAATATTATCAGCCCTAGTAATAGGACCGGTATTTATTATATCGATAATATCTATCAAGTCGTTATTTTATATATTGATGTTATTAATTGCCGTAGGTATGTTATATGAATGGTATCAGATGACCAAACCATCAATAACCAAATCGTCCTTTCTTTATGGATTATTTGGGTTGATTATTATTCCCATTCCTATTATATCTTTAGTAATAATTGCTACTGAAGATAAAAATCGGTGGCTATTATTACTCTATTTTACTATAATATGGTCAGTTGATGTATTTGCTATGATTGGCGGGAAAAATATAGGCGGTATTAAACTTGCTCCCAAGATTAGTCCTAACAAAACTTGGAGTGGATTAATCACAGGAGTATTAGCTAGCGGGGTTGCGGCATTTTTATTGAGTTTGTTGCCAGGATTTGATTTGCCAACTTACTATTTGTTAAACAAACGGCACTTAATTATAGCAGCTTTTTGTTTAGCACTAATAGCACAAATGAGCGATTTATTTATTTCATATTTCAAACGCAAATTTGCTATTAAAGATAGTGGTACTATAATACCAGGTCATGGAGGCGTTTTAGACCGATTCGACAGCATAATTCTCACCGCCCCAATATTATTTTTTATTATTAAAATATTATGA